In the Streptomyces sp. NBC_00193 genome, GGGCCTCGCCGTCGGCTTCGAGCAGGACGTCGAGATCTGGAAGAACAAGACCCGCATCGACAACCCCCTCCTCACCGAGGAGGACGGCCCCGTCTACCAGCTCCGCCGCTGGTACGAGCAGTTCTACGTGGACGCCGCCGACGTCAAGGACGAGATGGTCCGCCGCTTCGAGTTCGAGATCGACACCGCCCGCGCCACCGCCGCCTGGAAGGCCGAGGTCGCCGAGAACCTCGCCCGCCGCGCGGCCGGGACCCCGTGATGACCCCCGTCGCGTGCGGGGAGTGCGCCGCCGTGGTGCTGTGCGAGAAGTTCAGCCCCGCCCACACCCAGGTCCAGTGGACCGAGGAGGCCGGAGCGGTCTGCCCGCGCATCGCGGCCGAGGTCGCGGCGGGCCGGCCCAGCGCCCGCGTCCGCTCCTGCGAGGCCCTGCGCGCGGGCATCGAGGCCGCCGTCCTGGCGGGCCGCCTGGAGGTGCCGGCCGATGTCTGACACCGACGCCTCTACGAAGTCCCGCGCCGCGGGGGTACGGAGCCCGGCCCCGGCTGCCGCCCCGGGCGGAGCCGGCGGCAGGCTGCCGGTCCGCGTCACGGACCGGATCCAGGAGACCCCCGAGGCGGTCTCCCTCGTGCTCGACGCGGAACTCCCGTACCGCCCGGGACAGTTCCTGACCGTCCGGGTGCCCTCGCCGGGCGGGGCGGGCGCCGAGGCCCGCTGCTACTCCCTGGCCGGCTCCCCGCACGCGGGGGACCCGCTGCGCATCACCGTCAAACGGGTCCCCGGCGGCGTCGGCTCCGGCTGGCTGTGCCAGGACGTGCGCATCGGCGACGAGCTGGAGATCCTGCCCCCCGCCGGCACCTTCACCCCGCCCGACCTGGACCAGGACCTGCTGCTGGTGGCGGGGGGCAGCGGGATCACCCCGGTGCTGTCGATCGCGAAGTCGGCGCTCCTGGCCGGCCGGGGCCACGTCGCGCTCGTGTACGCCAACCGCGACCCCGGCTCGGTGATCTTCCGCGACGAGCTGTGGGGGCTCGCCGAGGAACACCCCGGGCGGCTCACCGTCGTGCACTGGCTGGAAACCCTCCAGGGACTGCCGACCGCCCCGCAGCTGGGCCCGCTCGTGGCCCCGTACGCGAACCGCGAGACCTACCTGTGCGGACCCGCTCCGCTGATGGACGCGGCGGAGACGGCGATTCGCTCCGCGGGCGGACGGGGGCGGGCGATCCACCGCGAGCGGTACTTCTCCCTCAGCGGGGACGTCTTCGCCCCGGCGGGGGCGAACCCGGGGGAGGCGGCCCCGGACCCGGGCGGCGCGACCGCCGAGGTGGAGTTCGAGGGGGTCTGGCACACCGTCGGCTGGGGACGGCAGACCCCACTGCTGACCGCGCTGCTCGCCGCGGGCGTCCCCGCCCCGTACTCCTGCCGGGAAGGCGCGTGCAGCGCCTGCTGCTGCCGGGTGCTGGAGGGCGAGGTCAAGATGGTCCGCAACGAGGTCCTGGCCCCCGAGGACCTGGCCGAGGGCTACGTCCTGGCCTGCCAGGCCCTGCCGCTCGGCGACCGCATCCGCATCAGCTACGACGGCTGAACGCCGCCGACGACCGCGGGCCCGGCCCCCTGGCGAGGGGTCGGGCCCGTAGTCGTTCACTCGTGCGTTGGGATACCACTACCCACTACATCCACTCGCTGAACCGCAGCCACCCCATCATGTTGTCCAGCGCCTGCGCCGAGACCGCCGGCTCCAGGTCCCGCGCCGGCGCGGCAGCCGCCCGCCCCGGCCGGCCCGGCCCGTACAGCTCCCGCCATACCGACCGCGCGCAGGCCAGTACCGCCGGCGCCAGGCGGGCCGTCTCCCGGTCGCCCCGGCAGGAGGACACCGACACGGCGGCCACGGCCCGCCCGGCGCCCCGCAGCGGAGCGGCCACGCAGGAGATGCCCCGGAAGCTCTCCTCCCGGTCGTACGCCACCCCGCGCTCGCGGACAGCCGCCAGCTCCGAACGCAGCGCCAGCGGCCGGATCAGGGTGCGCGCGGTGCGCGGGCGCAGCCCCTGCGCGAGGACGTGCTCCACCGCGGCGGGATCGCTGAACGCGAGGATCGCCTTCCCGGCGGCCGTGCAGTACGCCGGCATCCTGCCGCCGACCCGCGAGGGCACCGTGGTGGCCTCCGAGCCGCCGATCCGCTCCAGGCACACCACCTCGGCCCCGTCGAGCACCGACAGGTGCACGACCCGGCCCGTCTGCTCGTGCAGCGCGTGCAGCAGCGGCAGCGCGGCCCGGCGCAGCCGGTTGTGGTGGGAGGCGAGCGCGCCCAGCTCCAGCATGCGCATGCCCATGCGGTAGTCCCGGCCCTCGCGGTCCAGCCAGCGCAACTGCACCAGCTGGTCGAGGATCCGGTGGGCGGAAGAACGTGGGATTCCGGAGCGGCGCACGACCTCGGTGAGCGACAGCCGCGGCTGTGGACCTTCGAAGGCACCCAGCACTTTCGCGGCCTTCTCCAGCAGCGAAAGCGGTGCGAGCTCGGTCTCCGCGACCTGCTCCATGAACTGGTCAAGCACGACAAAACCCCCTGCGTGAGGCGTTGGGGCGACCCTGCCACGCGCCCCCGACCGGAGGGAAGCACCCGGAGGTGTCTATTTCATTCAGTAATACTTCAAGTAGTCGTTCCGAGGAGTTCCGGGGGAGTTCCGAAGAGCTCGGACGAGCTTCCCGCTCAGCGGGAACAGCTCGTTCCGCGCCCGGAGCACCCGGCGTACGTTCCTCGCCATCGATCCCGAACACCCGAAGATCCTTGATCTGAGAAGGGGACACCATGAGTGACGAAGAGGTCCTCGCAGCGGTCCGCGCCCTCGCCCCCGCCCTCCGCGAGCGCAGCGCAGAGGCCGAAAGCCTGCGCAAGGTCCCCGAGGCGAGCATCAAGGAACTCGCCGCCACCGGCTTCTTCCGGCTGCTCCAGCCCAAGGCCCACGGCGGGTACGCCGCCGACCCCGCCCTCTTCTACGCCGCCGTCAAGGAGATAGCCAAGGCCTGCGGCTCCACCGGCTGGGTCGCCTCCGTCGTCGGCGTCCACCCCTGGCACGTCGCCCTCTACGACCCCCGCGCCCAGGAAGAGGTCTGGGGCCAGGACCGCGACACGCGCATCTGCTCCTCCTACGCCCCCACCGGCAAGGTCACCCCGGTCGACGGAGGCTTCACCCTCAGCGGCCGCTGGCACTTCTCCTCCGGCTGCGACCACACCGACTGGGCCCTGCTCGGTGGACTGGTCGCCGACGCCGAAGGCCGCCCCGTCGACATGCGGACCTTCCTGATCCCGCGGTCCCAGTACCGCATCGACGAGGTCTGGGACACCGTCGGCCTGCGCGGCTCCGGCTCCAACGACATCGTCGTCGAAGAGGTGTTCGTCCCCGAACATCGCGCCCTCAGCTTCGGCCCCGTCACCGCCCTCCAGGTCCCCGGCCACCGCCTCAACCCCGAGCCGCTCTACCGGCTCCCCTACGCCTCCGTCTTCACCACCACCATCTCCACCCCCATCGTCGGCATCGCCGAAGGCGCCTACGAGGACTACGTCGCCGCGACCCGCGAACGCTTCCGCATCTCCTACGGCCAGCAGGTCGCCGAGGACCCCTTCGCCCAGGTCCGCATCGCCCGCGCCGCCAGCGACATCGACGCCTCCTGGCTCCAGCTCCAGCGCAACGTCTCCGAGCTCTACGCCCTCGCCGAACGCGGCGAGGAACTCCCCACACCGCTGCGCACCCGGGCCCGCCGCGACCAGGTGCTCGCCACCGAGCGCTGCGTCGCCGCCGTCGACCTCCTCATGGAGAACGCGGGCGGCAGCGCCATGCGCACCGGCCCCAACCCCGTCCAGCGCGCCTGGCGCGACGTCCACACCGGCCGCGGCCACGCCGCCAACGACCCGGAGCGGGCCCTGGTCCTGTTCGGACAGGGCGCCCTCGGCCTCGACATCCAGGACACGATGCTGTGAGCGCGCAGGGCCTGACGTACGAGAACACCTCCCGCACCGCCAAGGCCGGCGGGATGACCCTGCACTACCACGAGGCCGGCCCGGCCGACGGGCCCGGCGGATCCGGCGCCCCCGTCGTGATCATGCTGCACGGCGGCGGGCCCGGCGCCTCCGGCTGGTCCAACTTCGGCGGCAACCTGCCCCACTTCGCCGCACGCTTCCGCACCCTGCTCGTCGACCAGCCCTGCTACGGCCGCTCCGACAAGCCGGAACCCGACCGCGACTACTTCGGCTTCAGCGCGAACGCCGTCATCGCCCTCATGGACGAACTCGGCATCGAGCGGGCGCACTTCATCGGCAACTCCCTCGGCGGAGGCACCGCCACCCGGCTCGTCCTGGACCACCCCGGACGCGTGGACAAGCTCCTGCTCATGGGCCCCGGCGGGATCTCGCTCAACCTCTTCTCCGCCGACCCCACCGAAGGCATCAAGCGGCTCTTCGAGTTCAGCCTCGCCCCCGAGCCCACCCGCGAGCAGATGCGGACCTTCCTCACCACCCTCGCCCACGACCCGGCGATCGTCACCGACGCCCTCGTCGAGGAGCGCTACGCCCAGGCCACCGACCCCGAAGCCAGGCTCGGAAACGCCCGCATGGGCGCCTCCTTCGCCAAGTGGCCCGAGGCCGCCATGCTCTGGCGCGAAGCGCACCGCATCAGCCGCCCGGTCCTGTTGACCTGGGGCCGCGAGGACCGCGTCAACCCGGTCGACGGCGCCTTCCTCGCGCTGAAGACCATCCCCGACGCCCGTCTGCACGTCTTCCCGCACTGCGGGCACTGGGCGCAGACCGAGGCCGCCGACGAGTTCAACCGCCTCGCCACCGACTTCTTCCTGCACTGAATCCGCATCGATTCCGGCATCGATCCCGGCACTGATCCGCGCATCGATCCCGGCATCGATCCCCGCACTGATCCCGCACCGATCCCCCCGAGGAGTTCCCGCATGGACATCCG is a window encoding:
- a CDS encoding ferredoxin; this translates as MTPVACGECAAVVLCEKFSPAHTQVQWTEEAGAVCPRIAAEVAAGRPSARVRSCEALRAGIEAAVLAGRLEVPADV
- a CDS encoding ferredoxin--NADP reductase, with translation MSDTDASTKSRAAGVRSPAPAAAPGGAGGRLPVRVTDRIQETPEAVSLVLDAELPYRPGQFLTVRVPSPGGAGAEARCYSLAGSPHAGDPLRITVKRVPGGVGSGWLCQDVRIGDELEILPPAGTFTPPDLDQDLLLVAGGSGITPVLSIAKSALLAGRGHVALVYANRDPGSVIFRDELWGLAEEHPGRLTVVHWLETLQGLPTAPQLGPLVAPYANRETYLCGPAPLMDAAETAIRSAGGRGRAIHRERYFSLSGDVFAPAGANPGEAAPDPGGATAEVEFEGVWHTVGWGRQTPLLTALLAAGVPAPYSCREGACSACCCRVLEGEVKMVRNEVLAPEDLAEGYVLACQALPLGDRIRISYDG
- a CDS encoding IclR family transcriptional regulator; its protein translation is MLDQFMEQVAETELAPLSLLEKAAKVLGAFEGPQPRLSLTEVVRRSGIPRSSAHRILDQLVQLRWLDREGRDYRMGMRMLELGALASHHNRLRRAALPLLHALHEQTGRVVHLSVLDGAEVVCLERIGGSEATTVPSRVGGRMPAYCTAAGKAILAFSDPAAVEHVLAQGLRPRTARTLIRPLALRSELAAVRERGVAYDREESFRGISCVAAPLRGAGRAVAAVSVSSCRGDRETARLAPAVLACARSVWRELYGPGRPGRAAAAPARDLEPAVSAQALDNMMGWLRFSEWM
- the hsaA gene encoding 3-hydroxy-9,10-secoandrosta-1,3,5(10)-triene-9,17-dione monooxygenase oxygenase subunit; translation: MSDEEVLAAVRALAPALRERSAEAESLRKVPEASIKELAATGFFRLLQPKAHGGYAADPALFYAAVKEIAKACGSTGWVASVVGVHPWHVALYDPRAQEEVWGQDRDTRICSSYAPTGKVTPVDGGFTLSGRWHFSSGCDHTDWALLGGLVADAEGRPVDMRTFLIPRSQYRIDEVWDTVGLRGSGSNDIVVEEVFVPEHRALSFGPVTALQVPGHRLNPEPLYRLPYASVFTTTISTPIVGIAEGAYEDYVAATRERFRISYGQQVAEDPFAQVRIARAASDIDASWLQLQRNVSELYALAERGEELPTPLRTRARRDQVLATERCVAAVDLLMENAGGSAMRTGPNPVQRAWRDVHTGRGHAANDPERALVLFGQGALGLDIQDTML
- the hsaD gene encoding 4,5:9,10-diseco-3-hydroxy-5,9,17-trioxoandrosta-1(10),2-diene-4-oate hydrolase; protein product: MSAQGLTYENTSRTAKAGGMTLHYHEAGPADGPGGSGAPVVIMLHGGGPGASGWSNFGGNLPHFAARFRTLLVDQPCYGRSDKPEPDRDYFGFSANAVIALMDELGIERAHFIGNSLGGGTATRLVLDHPGRVDKLLLMGPGGISLNLFSADPTEGIKRLFEFSLAPEPTREQMRTFLTTLAHDPAIVTDALVEERYAQATDPEARLGNARMGASFAKWPEAAMLWREAHRISRPVLLTWGREDRVNPVDGAFLALKTIPDARLHVFPHCGHWAQTEAADEFNRLATDFFLH